The Mesorhizobium sp. INR15 region ACTTCCTTTGGCCGGTGAATGACCTGGCGCGGCTGCCTGTCGGGTACCGCCAGCCGGGTGATGCCACGATCGTTGATGGCGTCGAGCACCTCGCGATGATCGCGGGAGGTGATGACTTCGCGGCGGGCAGGCCAGAAATCATAGGGCGCGTGGGCGCCGTAGCCCTTGCCGATATGGAAGGCATAGATCTCCGGGTAGACGGTGAGCTCGGTGCGCCGGCTCGGCTTGATGTCATAGAACGAGGTGATGGCTATCTGCAGCAGATGCGTGGCGCCAATGCCGCCAAGTGCGTCGTCGATGACGAGGCCGAAGCGGTCATGCGGGTTCCAGTCCGGCAGGGCTTCGGCGATCGACGCCGGGCGCCCGTCGATCTCGACATCGAACATTCCTGCCTTCAGCAAGGTCACGACATGCATCAGATATCTCCTCGAGGAAATGCCGAACCCGCTGGCGATTCGCGCTGCCTCATCAAAACAGCGGCGGTTTGATTTGTCAGCCTGCCATTCCGCTTGAGACCCAGGCGCCGGTCTGAATGCCCCGTCTAGAACCAGATCAGCCAAACCAGATTCAAGATGAAGATTGCGTCCTCTAGAGATCAGTTAGCCAAGCAACTTACCGATGTCCGGCTTCTTCCCCAACAGCATCGGCACCGATAAAGTCACCCGACTCCGTGGCAAACATCCGGCGTCGCCTGCCTTGGTTGCTGGTGTGGCGCGGACGGGTTTCGCGATATTTCGACGCTCTGATTGCAGTAAAGGACAGGGGTAATCATGGACCCAAGCCGATTGACGAAGAAAGAGCGGCACGACCTCATTCTTTCGGAAGTGCGGCGGTCGGCTTCGATCCGGATTTCCAAGCTGGCAAGGCGCATAGGCGTCGCCGGCGAGACGATCCGCCGAGATCTTATCGAACTCGGCGAGGCCGGGCTTCTCAACCGCACCTATGGCGGCGCGACGATCTCCCTGGTGACATCCGAGCCGGTCATTTCCGAGCGCGGCCTGACCATGGTCGAGGAGCGCGCCCGGGTTGGGCGCGGTGCCGCGGATCTCGTCGAAAAGAGCCAGATCGTGATGATTGACGGCGGCTCGACAACCTATGAGGTGGCGCGCAATCTGTCGCAGCTAAAGCGTGACCTGACCATTATCACCAACTCGATCGGCGTCGCATCGGTTGTGGGTGCCAACCCGACGTTCCGCGTCATCCTTTGCCCCGGAACCTATGACAGCCGCGAAGCCAGCGTGTTGGGCGAAGATACCGTCGAGTTCGTGCGGCGCTACAATGCCGACATCGCCATCATCGGCGCATCAGGTGTCACAGCGGATGGTCCAAGCGACATGATCACGGGCGCGGCCGCGGTCAAGCGGGCTATGATCTCGCGTTCGCTGTCGACGGTTCTGGTGGTGACCAACGACAAATTCGGCCGTGCCAGCCTCGAGCGTGTCTGTGGGCTTGGCGACATTGCCGATATCGTCACCGATTCTGAACCGCAGGCCGAGTTGCGCGCGGCGATCGAAGCGGCCGGCACGGAGCTGCACGTCTTTCCCGGCAATCCATAGCGTCGGGTCGTGGCAATCTAGCCGACATCCCTGTTGGTCAGCGCGATATGGCAGCAGCCGGAGCCATGACCTGGCGTCCAGGTGACGTTGTCGAAACGCACTCCGGTCGCCTCGAACAGGCCGCGATCGAAGGCGCCGGCAATGCGGCACAGTGTGGCGAGCTTTTCGTCGCCGACGCCGGCGTCGACCCAGGCGTCTTTCAGCGGGCAGCGTTTGACCTTGAAAGCGATGCGCTCATCGCTGCGCTCGACATCGGTCGGATACATCAGGCCACCATCAGGGCTGATCGCCAGGAATGCCTCGCCGATGGCACGGGCGTCGTTCGGACCGAAGCTGGCAAAGGCCGCAGCGGCCACTTCCTTGCCGCGCTGCTCGATCGCTTTGATCATGATAGCCTCGGCCTTCTCGGCGCCGAGTTCCCCGGTCAATTGCTCGAGGAACAGGCGGTAGAGGTCGGCCCGGTTGCTAAAGGCGGAATCAAGCTCGCGCGACAGTTTTTCGGCTCTGGCTTCGGGGTCGGTCATGGTGCGTCCTTGCGAATGCTTCGGTCTAGGCTTGGTGCCGCTGCCACCAGCGCCTTGCCGATGGCCGATTGTGGTGCGCCGATGACGGTCCGGGCATCGCCGCTCTCGGCTATCCGTCCAGTATCCAGAACAAGGACACGGTGGGCGATGGCGCGGACGACGCCAAGATCATGCGAAATGAAAAGATAGGCGATCTGTTCCTGGCGCTGCAGGTCGAGCAGCAGTTGCAGGATCTGCCCACGCACCGAAACGTCGAGCGCCGACACCGCCTCATCAAGCACGATCAGTGACGGCTTTGTCGCAATGGCGCGGGCAATCGCCACGCGCTGGCGCTGGCCACCGGAGATTTCATGGATTGCGCGTGGAGCAAGATCAGCGGTCAGTCCGACAC contains the following coding sequences:
- a CDS encoding ABC transporter ATP-binding protein; this translates as MSLLTVSNLTKHYRRGGKNIAAVDDVSFAIDPGETLALAGPSGSGKSTIARLVMRLIEPEAGCIEFEGSDFLSLSSAALRARRARLQMVFQDPLAAFNPRATVARVLDDPLRIHGIASRSERPRRIASLLERVGLTADLAPRAIHEISGGQRQRVAIARAIATKPSLIVLDEAVSALDVSVRGQILQLLLDLQRQEQIAYLFISHDLGVVRAIAHRVLVLDTGRIAESGDARTVIGAPQSAIGKALVAAAPSLDRSIRKDAP
- a CDS encoding L-2-amino-thiazoline-4-carboxylic acid hydrolase, yielding MTDPEARAEKLSRELDSAFSNRADLYRLFLEQLTGELGAEKAEAIMIKAIEQRGKEVAAAAFASFGPNDARAIGEAFLAISPDGGLMYPTDVERSDERIAFKVKRCPLKDAWVDAGVGDEKLATLCRIAGAFDRGLFEATGVRFDNVTWTPGHGSGCCHIALTNRDVG
- a CDS encoding DeoR/GlpR family DNA-binding transcription regulator, which produces MDPSRLTKKERHDLILSEVRRSASIRISKLARRIGVAGETIRRDLIELGEAGLLNRTYGGATISLVTSEPVISERGLTMVEERARVGRGAADLVEKSQIVMIDGGSTTYEVARNLSQLKRDLTIITNSIGVASVVGANPTFRVILCPGTYDSREASVLGEDTVEFVRRYNADIAIIGASGVTADGPSDMITGAAAVKRAMISRSLSTVLVVTNDKFGRASLERVCGLGDIADIVTDSEPQAELRAAIEAAGTELHVFPGNP